The Henckelia pumila isolate YLH828 chromosome 2, ASM3356847v2, whole genome shotgun sequence genome includes a window with the following:
- the LOC140881444 gene encoding probable pyridoxal 5'-phosphate synthase subunit PDX1 — MSGSGVVTVYGNGAITETAKQSPFSVKVGLAQMLRGGVIMDVVNAEQARIAEEAGACAVMALERVPADIRSQGGVARMSDPQLIKEIKQAVTIPVMAKARIGHFVEAQILEAIGIDYVDESEVLTPADDENHINKHNFRIPFVCGCRNLGEALRRIREGAAMIRTKGEAGTGNIIEAVRHVRSVMGAIRVLRNMDDDEVFTFAKKIQAPYDLVMQTKQLGRLPVVHFAAGGVATPADAALMMQLGCDGVFVGSGVFKSGDPALRARAIVQAVTHYSDPQVLADVSCGLGEAMVGINLNDDKVERYANRSD; from the coding sequence ATGTCCGGAAGTGGAGTCGTCACCGTTTATGGCAACGGCGCTATCACGGAGACGGCGAAACAGTCTCCCTTCTCCGTCAAGGTTGGCCTTGCCCAGATGCTCCGCGGCGGCGTCATAATGGACGTCGTTAATGCCGAGCAAGCCCGTATCGCCGAGGAAGCTGGTGCGTGTGCTGTCATGGCCTTGGAACGCGTGCCGGCGGATATCAGGTCTCAAGGTGGGGTGGCGCGTATGTCCGATCCGCAGCTGATTAAGGAGATTAAGCAGGCTGTCACCATCCCCGTCATGGCTAAGGCTCGAATTGGCCATTTCGTGGAGGCCCAGATCCTCGAAGCTATTGGAATCGACTATGTCGATGAATCCGAAGTGCTGACACCCGCCGACGATGAGAACCACATCAACAAGCACAACTTCCGCATCCCCTTCGTCTGCGGCTGCCGCAACCTCGGGGAGGCTCTGCGCCGCATCCGCGAGGGGGCTGCCATGATTCGCACCAAGGGGGAGGCTGGTACTGGGAACATCATCGAGGCGGTGCGCCACGTGCGCTCCGTGATGGGCGCGATCCGCGTCCTCCGCAACATGGACGATGACGAGGTCTTCACCTTCGCGAAGAAGATCCAGGCGCCGTACGACCTGGTGATGCAGACCAAGCAGCTGGGCAGGCTTCCCGTGGTCCACTTCGCCGCCGGTGGTGTCGCTACTCCCGCAGACGCAGCGCTGATGATGCAACTGGGATGCGACGGCGTATTCGTCGGGTCCGGCGTGTTCAAGAGCGGTGACCCAGCACTCCGTGCGCGTGCAATTGTCCAAGCCGTGACCCACTACAGCGACCCGCAGGTTCTGGCCGATGTGAGCTGCGGCCTCGGTGAAGCTATGGTGGGGATCAACCTCAACGATGATAAGGTCGAGAGGTATGCCAATAGGTCCGACTGA
- the LOC140879642 gene encoding uncharacterized protein → MPSCPLTLDEAMEHEMKHGSLFNDPNNMDLNKIRRIISNRLSAQRSRIKTINYTRDSEKMVKDLSDLISSLASQVKSFKEKKKLLELENNSLRRELDKRLTKSRRLESN, encoded by the exons ATGCCATCATGTCCTCTCACTCTTGATGAAGCTATGGAGCATGAAATGAAACATGGGAGCCTTTTCAATGATCCTAATAACATGGATTTGAACAAGATTAGAAG GATTATATCAAACAGGCTCTCAGCACAAAGATCTAGAATTAAGACCATAAATTATACTCGTGATTCAGAAAAGATGGTCAAGGATTTATcg GATCTAATATCTAGTCTCGCCTCACAAGTTAAAAGCTTCAAAGAGAAGAAAAAACTTTTGGAGCTTGAAAATAATTCCCTTCGACGAGAATTGGATAAACGTTTGACGAAATCCAGGCGTCTAGAAAGTAActaa
- the LOC140882166 gene encoding uncharacterized protein has translation MAADFQQSECGRTVVNNHGKLLVHEKVEVRSLEEGCLGSWHPATVICCHDSARTVRFEHILCDDGSDNLVEHVEVSLVVSGVVTGKIVKSDDYRGVIRPLPPSCVPEPWFLHYGQCVDFFYEDAWWEGVIFDHVDGNMQRRIFFPDMGDEMVGSIDKLRISQDWDEVTEEWKPRGNWLFLELIEEFERDGPLPVSVKQIWYEVRGRSGFEKLKEWTCCVQSVWQEMVQGVLRDNFVKVVNHLLKDINSSRDNAEPGYSLSTFSEAAFDAVPKSKQLFHNSLEDPSTESACQLGGKGMLPAFGLDDAFLSQDQELAVQIDLEHISTKLVNEQSITVSTPTPALKILSQNLDDSNNRVALGTDLSSHSLELSISMQKTRLEWQSAMPGLVPGAEFCPDAIDKCTEMYRLNRIPQSPDISNARKHLLHLGWKIMSANDKGRQRVRYHSPNGELFYSLRKVCLNFKHDYQELTPESVVLSLTSKYSKKPVESSQEEALLFPLGKKCQSLSELSEFGTPDMIINEPEYCPEAVSDYYFIRYKDKSFHGGSNRNVKLKALQVKKHLCALGWSFFYHPKGNHRELRYTSPGGKIFYSLRSACKWCIESGALALPSIAIECQGNVPLLNGTFEKLPNKSFDKPTVKGHVPSFGGESHKTRVQQKKRKHDKPRRVEGFRLFKRGRKSHSLMEERRDKEVDSTSISSSSKRVEGLAASFFRQTPQTPLSRLIDNNMVLPRAKVQYRGRRDGPSMAEGRITREGIKCSCCNKIFAMSTFEAHAGSTCHRPAANIFLENGMSLQECGLQLKQCNSNRSLRPESNSKKKAKRHTRKNDCICSVCHYGGELLLCDQCPSSFHAHCLGLKEVPDGDWFCPSCCCGTCGQGRFAKTDEQFADSSFLICSQCEHQYHTGCLRDKGTIKLDTYPDGHWFCQDSCEQIFCGLNEILGKPISLGSENLTWTLIKYNGTDSTCYNASDIEEYSRLNVALNVMHECFEPVREPGSKRDLMKDLIFSSRSKLKRLNFQGFYTVLVENKDELISAANVRIHGKKVAEVPLIATRFKYRRLGMCRLLMNVLEKKLVELGVERLVLPAVPAVLNTWTTSFGFSVMSESDRLNFLDNIFLDFQGTVICQKLLRSGSSKLSQLTETWEKMSDHASKNVTELDANSSVSEVLQNDRVEKNETVDQGCTCITSGSDNMNDHGSAPVAILADQEARVNWTPFPDTVSAPECPVGVTDGNHSEDLFKFCYKRRKVSAC, from the exons ATGGCGGCGGATTTTCAGCAATCGGAGTGCGGAAGAACGGTGGTAAACAATCACGGAAAACTTCTTGTGCATGAAAAAGTTGAG GTGAGGAGTCTGGAGGAGGGGTGTCTGGGCTCATGGCACCCTGCGACAGTGATTTGTTGCCACGATTCAGCTCGTACAGTTCGGTTTGAGCACATTCTCTGTGATGACGGTTCGGATAATTTGGTAGAACATGTGGAGGTGTCTCTTGTAGTTTCTGGCGTTGTCACTGGCAAAATTGTGAAATCAGATGATTATCGAGGGGTGATAAGGCCTTTGCCACCTTCTTGTGTTCCAGAGCCGTGGTTTCTACACTATGGACAGTGTGTCGACTTTTTTTACGAGGATGCATGGTGGGAAGGTGTGATATTTGACCATGTAGATGGAAACATGCAGCGGAGGATATTTTTCCCTGATATGGGTGATGAAATGGTCGGAAGCATTGATAAGTTGCGCATCAGTCAAGACTGGGATGAGGTTACTGAAGAATGGAAACCTCGGGGTAACTGGCTGTTTCTTGAACTGATAGAGGAATTCGAACGGGATGGGCCTCTGCCCGTTTCTGTGAAGCAAATTTGGTATGAAGTCAGGGGGAGGAGTGGCTTTGAAAAGCTCAAAGAGTGGACTTGTTGTGTACAGTCCGTTTGGCAAGAAATGGTGCAAGGGGTTTTACGTGATAATTTTGTGAAAGTCGTCAACCATCTTTTGAAAGATATAAACTCTTCCCGGGACAATGCAGAGCCAGGATATTCATTGTCGACTTTTTCTGAAGCAGCTTTTGATGCTGTTCCGAAATCTAAACAACTTTTCCATAATTCTCTTGAAGATCCGTCCACTGAAAGTGCATGCCAGCTGGGTGGTAAAGGAATGCTGCCAGCTTTTGGTCTAGATGATGCATTCCTCAGTCAGGACCAAGAACTTGCAGTTCAGATTGACTTAGAACATATCTCTACCAAGCTCGTTAATGAACAATCCATAACTGTTTCTACTCCTACTCCTGCTCTGAAAATTTTATCTCAAAATCTAGATGACTCAAACAACAGAGTAGCTCTAGGTACTGATCTAAGTTCACATTCTTTAGAGCTCAGTATTTCGATGCAGAAGACGAGGCTTGAGTGGCAGTCAGCCATGCCTGGCTTGGTTCCTGGAGCTGAGTTCTGTCCCGATGCCATTGATAAGTGCACTGAGATGTATAGGCTGAACCGAATACCTCAAAGTCCTGATATATCAAATGCTAGGAAACATCTATTGCATTTGGGCTGGAAGATTATGTCTGCAAATGATAAGGGGAGGCAGAGGGTACGTTATCATTCCCCTAACGGAGAATTGTTCTACTCACTTCGTAAGGTTTGTCTaaattttaaacatgattatCAGGAGTTGACACCTGAATCTGTAGTGCTTTCACTGACATCTAAGTACAGTAAAAAACCTGTGGAAAGTTCTCAAGAGGAGGCTCTTTTATTTCCACTGGGTAAAAAGTGCCAATCTTTGAGTGAGTTGTCCGAATTTGGCACTCCTGATATGATAATCAATGAACCTGAATACTGCCCAGAAGCAGTAagtgattattattttatacgATATAAGGATAAAAGTTTCCACGGTGGCTCAAATAGGAACGTAAAATTAAAAGCCCTTCAAGTAAAAAAACACTTGTGTGCTCTTGGGTGGTCTTTTTTTTATCATCCAAAAGGAAACCATAGAGAATTACGGTACACCTCACCTGgaggaaaaatattttattctctGCGGTCAGCCTGCAAATGGTGTATTGAAAGTGGTGCCCTTGCCCTTCCATCGATTGCCATTGAGTGTCAGGGAAATGTCCCATTGTTGAATGGCACGTTTGAGAAGCTACCGAATAAGTCCTTTGATAAACCTACTGTGAAAGGGCATGTTCCATCATTTGGTGGTGAATCTCATAAAACCAGAGTCcagcagaagaagaggaagcATGATAAACCACGTCGTGTTGAAGGTTTCAGATTGTTCAAGAGAGGAAGGAAATCTCATTCATTAATGGAAGAAAGAAGAGATAAGGAAGTAGATTCAACCTCAATATCTTCGTCAAGTAAAAGAGTTGAGGGATTAGCTGCATCTTTCTTTCGCCAAACTCCTCAAACCCCTTTGTCGCGGTTGATCGACAATAATATGGTTTTGCCGAGAGCAAAAGTTCAATATCGTGGTCGGAGAGATGGGCCTTCAATGGCTGAAGGCAGAATAACTCGTGAAGGGATCAAATGTAGTTGTTGCAATAAGATCTTTGCTATGAGTACATTTGAGGCACATGCTGGAAGCACATGTCACCGACCTGCTGCTAATATTTTCTTGGAGAATGGAATGTCTTTGCAGGAGTGTGGGTTGCAACTGAAACAATGTAATAGTAACCGAAGTTTGAGGCCAGAATCGAATAGTAAAAAGAAGGCAAAGCGGCACACCAGAAAAAACGACTGCATATGTTCTGTCTGTCACTATGGAGGAGAGCTACTTTTATGCGATCAGTGCCCATCATCTTTCCATGCTCATTGCCTTGGTTTAAAG GAAGTTCCAGATGGTGATTGGTTCTGCCCATCCTGCTGTTGCGGAACTTGTGGCCAGGGAAGATTTGCCAAAACCGATGAACAATTTGCAGATTCCTCGTTTCTCATATGTAGTCAGTGTGAGCACCAAT ATCATACTGGGTGCCTCAGAGATAAAGGGACTATAAAGCTTGATACTTATCCTGACGGACATTGGTTCTGCCAAGATTCATGTGAACAG ATATTTTGTGGTTTGAATGAGATCTTGGGAAAGCCTATTTCTTTGGGTTCCGAAAATTTGACGTGGACCTTAATAAAATACAATGGAACAGATTCTACTTGTTATAATGCATCTGACATTGAGGAGTACAGCAGACTCAATGTTGCTCTCAATGTGATGCATGAATGTTTTGAACCAGTCAGAGAGCCTGGTAGTAAACGGGATCTGATGAAAGACCTGATCTTTAGTAGCAG GTCAAAGCTCAAGCGTTTAAACTTTCAAGGTTTTTATACTGTACTAGTGGAGAACAAAGATGAATTGATTTCTGCAGCCAATGTGAG GATCCATGGCAAAAAAGTGGCAGAAGTCCCACTGATTGCGACACGGTTTAAGTATCGTAGACTTGGAATGTGTCGCCTTTTGATGAATGTACTTGAGAAG AAACTCGTCGAGTTGGGAGTGGAGAGGCTCGTTTTGCCAGCCGTTCCTGCTGTTCTTAACACTTGGACCACTTCATTTGGATTCTCCGTGATGAGTGAATCTGATCGATTAAACTTTCTTGACAATATCTTCTTAGATTTTCAGGGCACAGTTATTTGCCAGAAACTTTTAAGAAGTGGCTCTTCCAAGTTAAGCCAACTAACAG AAACTTGGGAAAAAATGAGTGACCATGCAAGCAAAAATGTCACCGAGTTGGATGCCAATAGTTCCGTTTCTGAAGTTTTACAAAATGACAGAGTCGAGAAGAATGAAACTGTGGATCAAGGATGTACATG CATCACAAGTGGTAGTGACAACATGAATGATCATGGGTCGGCTCCGGTGGCTATCCTG GCGGATCAAGAAGCTCGTGTAAACTGGACTCCTTTCCCGGATACTGTTTCAGCACCGGAGTGCCCTGTAGGAGTCACTGATGGGAACCACAGTGAGGACCTTTTCAAATTCTGCTATAAACGAAGGAAAGTATCAGCCTGTTGA